Proteins encoded in a region of the Macaca mulatta isolate MMU2019108-1 chromosome X, T2T-MMU8v2.0, whole genome shotgun sequence genome:
- the RAP2C gene encoding ras-related protein Rap-2c isoform X1, whose amino-acid sequence MREYKVVVLGSGGVGKSALTVQFVTGTFIEKYDPTIEDFYRKEIEVDSSPSVLEILDTAGTEQFASMRDLYIKNGQGFILVYSLVNQQSFQDIKPMRDQIVRVKRYEKVPLILVGNKVDLEPEREVMSSEGRALAQEWGCPFMETSAKSKSMVDELFAEIVRQMNYSSLPEKQDQCCTTCVVQ is encoded by the exons ATGAGGGAATACAAGGTAGTGGTGTTAGGGAGCGGAGGGGTTGGCAAATCTGCCCTTACTGTGCAGTTTGTCACTGGGACTTTCATTGAGAAATATGACCCCACCATTGAAGATTTCTACCGCAAAGAGATCGAAGTGGACTCTTCCCCCTCCGTGCTGGAAATTCTGGACACCGCAGGAACTGAGCAGTTTGCCTCCATGAGAGATCTCTACATCAAAAACGGCCAGGGTTTCATCCTGGTTTATAGCCTGGTTAATCAACAGTCTTTTCAG GATATCAAGCCAATGAGAGATCAAATTGTCAGAGTGAAGAGATATGAAAAAGTCCCACTAATCCTAGTAGGAAATAAAgtggatctggaaccagaaagaGAGGTTATGTCTTCAGAAGGCAGAGCTCTGGCTCAAGAATGGGGCTGTCCTTTCATGGAGACATCGGCAAAAAGTAAATCAATGGTGGATGAACTTTTTGCTGAGATCGTCAGGCAAATGAACTATTCATCCCTGCCCGAGAAGCAAGATCAGTGTTGTACAACTTGCGTCGTCCAGTAA